From Ipomoea triloba cultivar NCNSP0323 chromosome 5, ASM357664v1, the proteins below share one genomic window:
- the LOC116019539 gene encoding guanine nucleotide-binding protein subunit gamma 3-like isoform X1, with protein sequence MSGSERGGGVASLPPPQPRSPPLCRRELAKVQVLEREVGFLEQDELKFHEGLQPASLLCKEVTNFVLAKPDPLVPITKKASRSSHFWKWLCCSATSCSNISWICCHRCPKIKMSRCFKCRDCNLCCGCSSCIIGCSIPNCHSSCCPCPDSRGCFKKPSCSCSCNCCTPNCCNPKCPSCRCRCCCCPRCPKVNCSNCTKTCCNPCYLCC encoded by the exons ATGTCTGGTTCGGAACGAGGTGGCGGAGTGGCGTCATTGCCGCCGCCGCAGCCCAGATCGCCGCCGCTGTGCCGCCGGGAACTGGCAAAGGTTCAGGTGCTGGAAAGAGAGGTTGGCTTCCTTGAG CAGGATGAGCTAAAATTTCATGAAGGCCTGCAACCGGCTTCTCTATTGTGCAAAGA GGTTACAAATTTTGTGTTGGCAAAACCAGACCCCCTTGTTCCAAT CACTAAGAAGGCCTCAAGATCCTCTCATTTCTGGAAATGGCTCTG CTGCAGTGCAACATCATGTTCCAACATTTCATGGATTTGCTGTCATCGATGTCCCAAAATCAAAATGTCACGATGTTTCAAGTGTCGTGACTGCAATTTGTGCTGCGGCTGCTCCTCGTGCATCATCGGCTGTTCAATACCTAACTGTCACAGCAGTTGTTGCCCCTGCCCGGATTCTCGTGGCTGCTTTAAGAAGCCCTCGTGCTCGTGCTCGTGCAACTGTTGCACTCCAAATTGTTGTAACCCGAAATGCCCTTCCTGTCGATGTAGATGCTGCTGTTGTCCTCGATGTCCAAAGGTAAACTGTTCCAACTGTACAAAAACATGCTGCAATCCATGCTACTTGTGCTGCTGA
- the LOC116019539 gene encoding guanine nucleotide-binding protein subunit gamma 3-like isoform X2, which translates to MSGSERGGGVASLPPPQPRSPPLCRRELAKVQVLEREVGFLEDELKFHEGLQPASLLCKEVTNFVLAKPDPLVPITKKASRSSHFWKWLCCSATSCSNISWICCHRCPKIKMSRCFKCRDCNLCCGCSSCIIGCSIPNCHSSCCPCPDSRGCFKKPSCSCSCNCCTPNCCNPKCPSCRCRCCCCPRCPKVNCSNCTKTCCNPCYLCC; encoded by the exons ATGTCTGGTTCGGAACGAGGTGGCGGAGTGGCGTCATTGCCGCCGCCGCAGCCCAGATCGCCGCCGCTGTGCCGCCGGGAACTGGCAAAGGTTCAGGTGCTGGAAAGAGAGGTTGGCTTCCTTGAG GATGAGCTAAAATTTCATGAAGGCCTGCAACCGGCTTCTCTATTGTGCAAAGA GGTTACAAATTTTGTGTTGGCAAAACCAGACCCCCTTGTTCCAAT CACTAAGAAGGCCTCAAGATCCTCTCATTTCTGGAAATGGCTCTG CTGCAGTGCAACATCATGTTCCAACATTTCATGGATTTGCTGTCATCGATGTCCCAAAATCAAAATGTCACGATGTTTCAAGTGTCGTGACTGCAATTTGTGCTGCGGCTGCTCCTCGTGCATCATCGGCTGTTCAATACCTAACTGTCACAGCAGTTGTTGCCCCTGCCCGGATTCTCGTGGCTGCTTTAAGAAGCCCTCGTGCTCGTGCTCGTGCAACTGTTGCACTCCAAATTGTTGTAACCCGAAATGCCCTTCCTGTCGATGTAGATGCTGCTGTTGTCCTCGATGTCCAAAGGTAAACTGTTCCAACTGTACAAAAACATGCTGCAATCCATGCTACTTGTGCTGCTGA
- the LOC116019538 gene encoding subtilisin-like protease SBT1.8 yields MGSLVWFSAIAILLHLLRPCAATSAVAKKTYIVHMKHHEKPSSFETHRDWYAAHLQSSEDSLLYTYTTAYHGFAAALGADEVERLRRSEAVVGVYEDSVYSLHTTRTPEFLGLDAGFGLGAGRGSPEGAGQDVIVGVLDTGVWPESKSFDDSGMADVPARWRGRCDSAPDFDPKTHCNKKLIGARFYTSGSRMASGRRIHGGESDSPRDREGHGTHTASTAAGSHVTNASLFGYASGIARGMAPLARVATYKVCEKTGCFGSDILAGMEQAILDGVDILSLSLGGGSAPYFRDTIAIGAFSAMEKGIFVSCSAGNSGPTKSSLANVAPWIMTVGAGTIDRDFPAYATLGNGEKFAGVSLYSGKGMGKQQVGLVYNSKSNGGASNLCLPGSLDPKMVKGKVVLCDRGSNARVEKGVVVRQAGGVGMILANTVASGEELVADSHMVPAVAVGRKMGDVIREYVKTAKSPTAALSFGGTVVNVKPSPVVAAFSSRGPNTVTPQILKPDVIGPGVNILAAWSQAVGPTGLVADSRRTPFNIMSGTSMSCPHISGLAALLKAAHPEWSPGAIKSALMTTAYTHDNTNSLIRDAEGDEFSNPWAHGSGHVDPHKALSPGLVYDIAPTDYIMFLCSLDYTTQQIQAIVKAPNITCAKKLSNPGQLNYPSFSVLFGKSRVVRQTRELTNVGAAGTSYEVAIEAPPSVMVTVKPTKLFFKNVGDKLRYTVTFVSKKGVVTPSNAAFGSVSWNNAQNQVRSPIALSWTQLF; encoded by the exons ATGGGTTCTCTGGTTTGGTTCTCAGCCATTGCTATCCTCCTCCATCTTCTCCGACCATGTGCGGCAACCTCAGCGGTGGCGAAGAAAACATACATCGTACACATGAAACATCATGAGAAGCCTTCTTCATTCGAAACCCACCGGGATTGGTACGCCGCCCATCTCCAATCCTCAGAGGACTCCCTTTTGTACACCTACACCACCGCCTATCACGGCTTCGCCGCCGCCTTAGGCGCCGACGAGGTGGAGCGGCTCCGGCGGTCGGAGGCGGTGGTTGGTGTGTATGAGGATTCGGTGTACAGTTTGCACACGACCCGTACGCCTGAGTTTCTCGGGCTGGATGCGGGGTTTGGGCTTGGGGCGGGCCGCGGCTCGCCGGAGGGGGCTGGTCAAGACGTGATCGTGGGGGTTCTGGATACCGGGGTGTGGCCGGAGTCGAAGAGCTTTGACGATTCCGGCATGGCCGATGTGCCGGCGAGGTGGCGCGGCCGGTGCGATTCCGCCCCGGATTTTGACCCGAAAACCCACTGCAATAAAAAGCTCATCGGCGCTCGGTTCTACACCAGCGGCTCTCGCATGGCGTCGGGTAGAAGAATCCATGGCGGAGAATCCGATTCGCCGCGTGATCGTGAAGGGCACGGGACCCACACCGCCAGTACTGCGGCTGGGTCCCACGTAACGAACGCCAGCCTCTTCGGTTACGCGAGCGGAATCGCGCGCGGGATGGCCCCACTTGCCCGCGTGGCCACCTACAAGGTCTGCGAGAAAACCGGGTGTTTCGGCTCCGACATCCTCGCCGGAATGGAGCAAGCAATCCTCGACGGCGTCGACATACTCTCACTCTCGCTCGGAGGCGGTTCCGCGCCGTACTTTCGCGACACCATCGCGATCGGCGCCTTTTCCGCCATGGAGAAAGGGATTTTCGTTTCGTGTTCCGCGGGGAACAGCGGGCCCACAAAATCTTCGCTCGCAAACGTGGCTCCCTGGATCATGACTGTCGGCGCCGGAACAATAGACCGGGATTTTCCGGCGTATGCTACGCTGGGCAACGGCGAAAAATTCGCCGGAGTTTCATTATACAGCGGGAAAGGAATGGGGAAACAGCAAGTGGGGTTAGTTTACAATTCCAAAAGTAACGGCGGGGCAAGCAATCTCTGCTTGCCGGGATCACTGGATCCGAAAATGGTGAAAGGGAAAGTGGTTTTATGCGACAGAGGGAGTAACGCTAGGGTGGAGAAGGGCGTGGTGGTCCGGCAAGCCGGAGGGGTGGGGATGATATTGGCCAACACGGTGGCTAGCGGCGAGGAGTTGGTGGCGGATAGCCATATGGTGCCGGCGGTGGCGGTGGGGCGGAAAATGGGGGACGTGATAAGGGAATACGTGAAGACGGCTAAAAGCCCCACGGCGGCGCTCAGCTTTGGTGGGACAGTGGTGAACGTGAAGCCCTCGCCGGTGGTGGCGGCTTTTAGCTCAAGAGGGCCTAATACGGTGACTCCCCAGATCTTGAAGCCCGACGTGATCGGGCCGGGTGTGAATATTTTGGCTGCTTGGTCTCAGGCAGTCGGGCCCACTGGGCTTGTTGCGGACTCCAGGAGGACTCCTTTCAACATCATGTCTG GAACATCCATGTCCTGTCCCCATATAAGTGGGCTAGCAGCTTTGCTCAAAGCAGCTCACCCAGAATGGAGCCCAGGGGCAATCAAGTCTGCACTAATGACAACAGCATACACCCATGACAACACCAACTCCCTCATTCGGGATGCCGAAGGAGACGAATTTTCCAACCCGTGGGCTCATGGGTCGGGCCATGTCGACCCCCACAAGGCCCTCTCCCCGGGCCTGGTCTATGACATTGCCCCAACTGACTATATCATGTTCTTGTGCTCCTTAGACTATACTACTCAGCAAATCCAGGCCATTGTGAAGGCACCAAACATCACCTGTGCCAAGAAACTATCCAATCCTGGCCAGCTCAACTACCCCTCTTTCTCAGTCCTGTTCGGAAAATCAAGAGTCGTACGCCAAACCAGGGAACTCACCAATGTGGGAGCTGCAGGAACCTCGTACGAGGTAGCCATCGAAGCGCCACCATCTGTAATGGTGACAGTGAAGCCGACAAAGCTCTTTTTCAAGAACGTAGGGGACAAATTGAGGTACACTGTCACGTTTGTGTCAAAGAAAGGCGTCGTTACGCCTAGCAATGCTGCATTTGGTTCCGTTTCTTGGAACAATGCTCAGAATCAAGTAAGAAGCCCAATCGCTTTGTCATGGACACAGCTGTTTTAA